The sequence ATGTTTGGATATAACGAATGGTTTTATTTTATTAGACCTCTCTAATCGAGAAACTAACTAACTCAAACTATATGTTTAGCCCTGAATTTTCAGGGCTTTTTTGTTTTTAGGAGTTTATTTTTGACCAAATATCCCACACTACAACTCCCGTACTTACAGAGATATTTAAAGAATGTTTTGTTCCAAATTGTGGAATTTCCAAAACCACATCGCTTGCCGAAACCACCTCTTGAGATACCCCTTTTACTTCATTTCCAAAAACAAGTGCCAGCGTTTCGTTTTCTTTGGTTCCAAACTTATTCAGCATAACAGCATTTTCAGCTTGTTCCACTGCAATTGTCTTTACCCCACTACTTTTCAGCTCTTCAATAAGTTCCAACGTGTTTTCGCGGTACTCCCAGTCTATACTATCTGTTGCTCCCAAAGCCGTTTTCCTAATGTCTTTATGCGGAGGTGTTGCCGTTATACCACACAAATAAATCTTTTGTACCAAAAAAGCATCGGCCGTTCTGAATACCGAACCTATATTATTAAGACTGCGGATATTATCTAGGATAATGATTATAGGAGATTTTTCGGCTTTCTTGAAAGTGGCTATATCCAGCCGGTCCAATTCGCTATTTTCTAGTTTACGCATCATACTTTTTAACTATCACCCTCAAAATATCAACAAAAATTTTTGAAACATCTGGAAAGCCCTACATTCGTTCTAACCTGATTATCGACAAAAATAAAGGAATAATATCGCTTTGGCAGCTACAACAAAAACAAAGAAAGTAACACCGTTAATGCAGCAATACAATGCTATCAAGACCAAACATCCTGATGCGCTGTTGCTTTTTAGGGTTGGAGATTTCTATGAAACTTTTGGAGAAGATGCCATAAAGGCTTCCAAGATTTTAGGCATTATTCTAACCCACCGGAACAATGGTGGTGACAAAACGGAATTGGCCGGTTTTCCTCACCATTCTTTAAATACCTATTTGCCCAAGCTGGTAAAAGCAGGCCAACGTGTCGCCATTTGTGATCAGCTAGAAGACCCCAAACAAACCAAAAGCATTGTAAAACGTGGTGTTACAGAGTTGGTTACGCCAGGAGTAGCTCTTAACGACGACATTCTATCCGCTAAAAGCAATAACTTTTTGTGTGCTATACACTTTGGGCGCAACAAGTTTGGAATTTCTTTTTTAGATATTTCTACAGGAGAGTTTTTAACCTCCGAGGGGTCTGCAGAGCAAATGGACAAACTACTGCAAAACTTTGCCCCAAATGAGGTTTTGGTCTCCAAAACCCATAAAAAGGAGTTTTTAGAGATTTTTGGAACGCAATTTCATAGTTTCTTTTTGGAAGATTGGATTTTTCAAGAAGATTATGCCAATGAAAGCCTAACCTCTCACTTTAAGACCACAACTTTGCAAGGTTTTGGAATTGATCATTTAAACCACGGCATTGTTTCTTCAGGAGCGGTACTCCATTATTTATCCGAAACCCAACACAGGCAGCTACAGCATATCAACAAAATACAAAGGATTGCCGAGGAGGAATACGTTTGGATGGATAGATTCACGATTAGGAATCTAGAACTGTATCACTCCAACAATCTTAATGCCATTACGCTTTTGGACATTATTGACAAGACCATTTCCCCAATGGGTGGAAGACTTCTAAAACGTTGGTTGGCATTGCCTTTAAAAAATATTGAAAAGATTCAGCAACGCCATCAGGTTGTTTCATATTTAACCGCTGAGGAAGAAGAACTTGAAAAGGTACAGCACTGGATAAAACAGATGGGCGATTTGGAACGATTGATTTCAAAACTGGCCACTGGAAAAATAAACCCCAAAGAAGTCGTTCAATTAAAGAATTCTTTGGAAGCCATTGTTCCTGTAAAGCAATTGGCCCTGGAAAGCACTAACGACTCTCTAAAAACAATTGGGGAGCAATTAGATGCCTGTGAAGCTTTACGCTCAAAAATCAAAGAAGTTCTTAATGAGGAAGCTCCCATTAACCTTCAAAAGGGAAATACCGTAGCCATAGGATATTCTACAGAATTGGATGAACTAAGAGATTTAGCTTTTTCCGGTAAAGATTATCTGGACAAAATGTTACAACGAGAAACAGAGTCCACCGGTATTACTTCTCTCAAAATTGCATCCAACAATGTTTTTGGTTACTACATTGAGGTCCGTAACACCCATAAGGACAAGGTCCCGGAAACTTGGATCAGAAAACAAACCTTGGTCAATGCTGAGCGCTACATTACCGAGGAACTCAAAGAATACGAGGCTAAAATTTTAGGTGCTGAAGAGCGTATCTATCAATTGGAGCAACAGTTGTTTGAGCAACTTTTGGTCTGGATGCAAGAATATATTGCCCCAGTTCAAAAGAATGCTTTTTTAATTGCACAATTGGATTGTCTCTGCGGATTTGCCCAATTGGCCAAAGAGAATAATTATATTATTCCAGAGATAGACAATTCCACAAAACTTGAAATAAAAGATGGACGTCATCCCGTAATTGAAAAACAATTGCCCTTGGGCGAGAGTTATGTTACCAATGATGTTGTTCTAAATAGAGATGAACAACAGATTATTATGATTACAGGACCCAATATGAGTGGTAAATCTGCCATATTGAGGCAAACGGCCCTAGTAGTCCTTTTGGCTCAGATGGGAAGTTTTGTCCCTGCCTCTTCGGCCAATATTGGCGTTGTGGACAAAATATTTACCCGCGTTGGTGCCAGTGACAATATTTCTATGGGAGAATCTACTTTTATGGTAGAGATGAACGAAACGGCTTCTATCCTAAACAACCTTTCTGAGCGTAGTTTGGTACTGTTAGATGAAATTGGTCGTGGAACGAGTACTTATGATGGCATTTCCATTGCCTGGGCCATTTCTGAATATCTTCATGAACATCCTGCTCGTGCCAAGACCCTATTTGCTACGCATTACCATGAACTTAATGAGATGACCACCACTTTTGGTCGAATTAAAAATTACAATGTCTCTGTTAAAGAACTGAAGAACAATGTGCTTTTCCTTCGGAAATTGATTCCGGGTGGTAGTGAGCATAGTTTTGGTATTCATGTAGCAAAAATGGCAGGAATGCCGCAGCAAGTGATTCAAAAAGCCAATAAAATTCTTCAAAAGCTGGAAAAATCGCATTCTAGTGCAGAAATGACGGATAAACTACAGGCCTCACAAAACGAAATGCAACTGAGCTTTTTTAATTTGGACGACCCCCTTTTAGAAGAAATTAAAGAAGAAATTTTACACCTGGACATTGATACACTCACTCCTGTTGAGGCACTTATGAAGCTTAATGAAATTAAACGCTTGTTGAGCAAGAAGAAAACAGCATCCTCTTAAAAAAGTTCTTTCTATTTTATAGAAATGTATTAAATTTGCATCCGCAACGGCAAAATATGTTGTTTGCAAATGTTCCTTAAAATGCGAAAATAGCTCAGTTGGTAGAGCATCACCTTGCCAAGGTGGAGGTCGCGGGTTCGAATCCCGTTTTTCGCTCAAAACGCTGGTAAACAGCGTTTTTTTGTTTAAGTCCTGCTCGAGTGGTGGAATTGGTAGACACGCCGGACTTAAAATCCTGTGGGCATTAGCCCGTGCGGGTTCAAGTCCCGCCTCGAGTACTTTAAGCCCTGTAAACATAATGTTTATGGGGTTTATCTTTTTTTCTTCCTTGCATTTTCCTTGCAATGTCCCAAAATTATTGGTTTTCTTTGACTAAAATTATCTTCAAGAAGGGAGGCAGATTTAGCTTAGTAAGCATTAATCTTGCCGACAAATAGACTATTTTATTATTGCTAACATAATTTATACTAACTAAAAGAGATTTTCCTAAAAGCCTTAATTAGTT is a genomic window of Flagellimonas sp. CMM7 containing:
- a CDS encoding RNA methyltransferase codes for the protein MRKLENSELDRLDIATFKKAEKSPIIIILDNIRSLNNIGSVFRTADAFLVQKIYLCGITATPPHKDIRKTALGATDSIDWEYRENTLELIEELKSSGVKTIAVEQAENAVMLNKFGTKENETLALVFGNEVKGVSQEVVSASDVVLEIPQFGTKHSLNISVSTGVVVWDIWSKINS
- the mutS gene encoding DNA mismatch repair protein MutS, with the protein product MQQYNAIKTKHPDALLLFRVGDFYETFGEDAIKASKILGIILTHRNNGGDKTELAGFPHHSLNTYLPKLVKAGQRVAICDQLEDPKQTKSIVKRGVTELVTPGVALNDDILSAKSNNFLCAIHFGRNKFGISFLDISTGEFLTSEGSAEQMDKLLQNFAPNEVLVSKTHKKEFLEIFGTQFHSFFLEDWIFQEDYANESLTSHFKTTTLQGFGIDHLNHGIVSSGAVLHYLSETQHRQLQHINKIQRIAEEEYVWMDRFTIRNLELYHSNNLNAITLLDIIDKTISPMGGRLLKRWLALPLKNIEKIQQRHQVVSYLTAEEEELEKVQHWIKQMGDLERLISKLATGKINPKEVVQLKNSLEAIVPVKQLALESTNDSLKTIGEQLDACEALRSKIKEVLNEEAPINLQKGNTVAIGYSTELDELRDLAFSGKDYLDKMLQRETESTGITSLKIASNNVFGYYIEVRNTHKDKVPETWIRKQTLVNAERYITEELKEYEAKILGAEERIYQLEQQLFEQLLVWMQEYIAPVQKNAFLIAQLDCLCGFAQLAKENNYIIPEIDNSTKLEIKDGRHPVIEKQLPLGESYVTNDVVLNRDEQQIIMITGPNMSGKSAILRQTALVVLLAQMGSFVPASSANIGVVDKIFTRVGASDNISMGESTFMVEMNETASILNNLSERSLVLLDEIGRGTSTYDGISIAWAISEYLHEHPARAKTLFATHYHELNEMTTTFGRIKNYNVSVKELKNNVLFLRKLIPGGSEHSFGIHVAKMAGMPQQVIQKANKILQKLEKSHSSAEMTDKLQASQNEMQLSFFNLDDPLLEEIKEEILHLDIDTLTPVEALMKLNEIKRLLSKKKTASS